CCAGCGGCAGATGCTGATCGTCGCCCGCTGGATCATCACCTTCGTCACCTTTGAGAGGGAGCTTTACCGCGATCCCGATCAGGACCTGAACCGCCTGTGGTGGAAGCTGGTCCGGGAGATTCAGTATGTGAATCCGCCGGAGGAAACGGATGAACCCCATTGGGCCTCCAAGATCCACTTCACCATCGCACCGGTGTATTACCAAAATTACCTGCTGGGGGAACTGACGGCCTCCCAGTTTGACGCCGCCCTTCGCCGAAACGGGGCGACCTCGCTTTTCACCGAGGAGACCGGCCGCTTTTTCCTGGAAAAGGTGTTTCAGCCCGGAGACCGGAGCGGCTGGAGAGTCCTGATCGAGGAGGCGACGGGGGAAGGGCTCAACCCGGAACACTTCGTGAATCAGTTTGTCCGTTAACCGGTGAGAAGCCCGGACGAAAACCTGCACATCCGAAACGAAAAAGGCGACCGGTATCGGTTCGCCTTTTTCGCGGGACATCCTCCTCAGGGGGCCGCCGGATCCCGTCTGGCTCGGAAGTTGATCCGTATCTCTCTGTTTTCTTTCCCGGCGTCCCCCGGCGGAGGATGTTCTTCTCCTTCTTCCGGCTCTTCCAAGAAGTAATGGTACATATACAGCCATTCCGGTTGAATCAGTCCCAGGGTCAGAGGGCCGTAGGGCACAAGGCGAGTCCGTTCCCCGATCCTGCTCACCGCGCTCATCCCCCTGTCGCTCTGTTAATGTAAGTATATGGGCGCCGGCGGATGGTCATGCGGAGAACGGGAACCGGAAGCGCAGAAAGGGGTGGAGAGATGAGAGAGCGTTTGTGGACCAAGGATTTCATCCTGATTTGCGCGGTCAATTTTTTTATGTTTGCCGGTTTTTTCATGTTGCTGCCCACCCTTCCGATTTTCGTGGTGGATGAGCTGGGGGAATCGGAGAGTCAGGCGGGGCTGGTCGTCGGCGTGTTTACGGTGGCGGCGGTTCTGACCCGGCCCGCCTCCGGCATCTGGTTGGATCGGTGGGGAAGGCGGCACATCATGATCCTGTCGCTGGCCTTGTTCGCCGTGGCCTCGTCGTCTTACCTGGCGGCCTTCAGCATGGTTTTCCTCCTTCTTTTGCGGCTGTTTCACGGCGCCGTCTTCGGGATGTCCACCACTGCCGCGGCGACGGCGGCGGCGGATCAGGTTCCGTCATCCCGTCGGGGCGAAGGCCTGGGGATCTTCGGCATCTCCTCGATGTTGGCCATGATTCTCAGTCCGGCCCTCGGCATGGCGCTGTTGCAACACGGGTCTTATTCGCTGGTCTTTCTGGTCGGAGCGGGGCTGGCGACACTGGCTTTGCTGTTCGCTCTCCCGATCCGGCACCCCGAAGCCCAGGCGCGTTCCGGGGAGGAGGGGCGCGGCCTCAAGCGATGGATTGAGATGCG
This is a stretch of genomic DNA from Planifilum fimeticola. It encodes these proteins:
- a CDS encoding MFS transporter, yielding MRERLWTKDFILICAVNFFMFAGFFMLLPTLPIFVVDELGESESQAGLVVGVFTVAAVLTRPASGIWLDRWGRRHIMILSLALFAVASSSYLAAFSMVFLLLLRLFHGAVFGMSTTAAATAAADQVPSSRRGEGLGIFGISSMLAMILSPALGMALLQHGSYSLVFLVGAGLATLALLFALPIRHPEAQARSGEEGRGLKRWIEMRAVPYSVSLVGPAIVFGGVVSFISLYAIELGNPGMAGGYFVVYALALVLSRMVSGKIYDRKGPDSAVIPGFLLYLAGMVALGLADGPVLFYAGAGLIGFGYGAIQPSVQALVIAGVPAERRGAATATYLTAMDAGIGLGSFVLGLFVGWWGYRSMFLIGGLFVLASMFVYRWARTLSREREGERKTA